Proteins co-encoded in one Sus scrofa isolate TJ Tabasco breed Duroc chromosome 14, Sscrofa11.1, whole genome shotgun sequence genomic window:
- the CLDN5 gene encoding claudin-5 yields the protein MGSAALEILGLVLCLVGWVGLILACGLPMWQVTAFLDHNIVTAQTTWKGLWMSCVVQSTGHMQCKVYDSVLALSTEVQAARALTVGAVLLALVALFVTLAGAQCTTCVAPGPGKARVALTGGALYALCGLLALVPLCWFANIVVREFYDPTVPMSQKYELGAALYIGWAASALLMCGGGLVCCGAWLCAGRPDLGFPVKYSAPRRPTATGDYDKKNYV from the coding sequence ATGGGTTCGGCAGCGCTGGAAATCCTCGGCCTCGTGCTGTGCCTGGTGGGCTGGGTAGGCCTGATCCTGGCGTGCGGGCTGCCCATGTGGCAGGTAACCGCCTTCCTGGACCACAACATCGTGACGGCGCAGACCACTTGGAAGGGGCTGTGGATGTCCTGCGTGGTGCAGAGCACGGGGCATATGCAGTGCAAGGTGTACGACTCGGTGCTGGCGCTGAGCACCGAAGTGCAGGCAGCGCGGGCCCTCACCGTCGGCGCAGTGCTGCTGGCGCTCGTTGCGCTCTTCGTTACCTTGGCAGGTGCGCAGTGCACCACCTGCGTGGCCCCCGGCCCGGGCAAGGCACGCGTAGCTCTCACCGGCGGCGCGCTCTACGCGCTCTGCGGGCTGCTGGCGCTCGTGCCACTCTGCTGGTTCGCCAACATCGTGGTCCGCGAGTTCTACGACCCGACTGTGCCCATGTCGCAGAAGTACGAGCTGGGCGCCGCCCTCTACATCGGCTGGGCCGCCTCGGCGCTGCTCATGTGTGGAGGCGGCCTCGTGTGCTGTGGTGCCTGGCTCTGTGCCGGCCGCCCCGACCTCGGCTTCCCTGTCAAGTATTCGGCCCCGCGGCGGCCCACGGCCACCGGCGACTACGACAAGAAGAACTACGTCTGA